The genomic interval CCGGTCTCCAGCATGGTCAGCATCGGCAGGGTGAAGGCGGCGGTCTTGCCGGTGCCGGTCTGGGCGATGCCGAGCACGTCGCGCCGGGCGAGCACATGCGGGATCGCCTGGGCCTGGATCGGCGTCGGCTCGGTGTAGCCGGCCGTGGTGACGGCTTGGAGTACCTTGTCGCTCAGTCCAAGATCGGCGAAAGACATCGGGTAGGGAAAACCATTGTGCGCGTGAAGTGGGCCGATCAGGGGCTCGAAAGCTCGCGCCGGCGGCGGATCGCGAGAGCCGTGCGCGGTACGCCATCACGCGTCCGAACGCGCGCGACACTTAGACCCCTGTGCCTGCTTGTCAATCGACCGAGACGGCGCAGTCTCCTCCCGCGCGGGCGGGGTACGGTTGCGTCGCCGGCATCCCAAGACCATCCCGCCAAGACCATCCCGAGCCTGTGCTCGCCTAAGGCCGACATGTTCGGCCTTACCTTGGCGGTCGTCTCGAGCCATGCCGTGAAAGTCCGTGACAGTCAGTCGCGCGCGCCCGTGCCGAGGGCGCCGCGGAGCGTGCAGGGGTCGAGCCGCAGCGACTGCGCTCTGACGCCGATCGAGCCCGTCACCTCCGGGTCGCTCCCCCGGTGGGCCGGTTTGCCGACCGGTTGGGCGATGTGGTGGGCGAGGGCCGTGGCGCCGAGGCCGACGATCAGGGCGGTCTTGATCGACCATGCGAGGGGGCCGCGCGGTCTCGGCGAGCCGGAATCGAAGGACATGGGCAGCGCAATCCATCGGGCCGGCCGGATCCGGGATCGGGCGCCGGCGCGGGGAATGATCGCCCGAATGTGGTTAATGCGGCCTTGTGCGGCGGAAGAAACCAACCGTTAACCGTACTGTCGTCAGGCTTTGCTGAATGGTTTGACTGTTGCCGGTTTTCGACAAGACGAGGCAACGACGTGCGCAAAGACACGTCGGGCCTGATCAAGTGCTCACGGCTGGGTAAGCTTCACCTTTCGTTGACGGATTTGGGTGCATTCATCGCCTCATCGCTGGAGGGCGACGGATACCGGGGAGATCCCCGGGCCACTTCACACCAACACCGGCTCCCGCCAAATCAGGACACGACACGATGAAAATCCTGCTTCTTGCTTCGAGCGCGCTCGTTGCCGCCACTGTGGTCGCCTCGGCTGCCGACCTCCCGCGCCGCGCGGCTCCGCCGCCGGTGTTCCAGCCGGTGCCGGTGTTCACCTGGACGGGCTTCTACGCCGGTTTCAACGCCGGTTACGGCTTCGGCACCCAGGACGACCGCGTCCCGACCGTGATCGGCGTCGGCCCGGCCTCCCTACTCGTGCCCCCGGGCACCACCGCCGTGGTGGCCTTCAGCAACCGCGAGTCCAACGAAGGCTTCGTCGGCGGCGGTCAGATCGGCTACAACTACCAGTTCACCCCGGGCTCCGGTGTCGTGATCGGTGTCGAGGCCGACGCCCAGTACGCCGATTTCGGCCGTGACCGGAACCGCTTCCTCTCGACCAGCCCGCTGGCCGCCCAGCAGGTGTTCAACCCGGCCGGCCTCTCGGGCCTCGACTTCTTCGGCACCGTCCGCGGTCGCCTCGGCTACGCCTTCGACCGCACCCTCGTGTACGGCACCGGCGGCTTCGCCTACGGCTCCGGCGGCGGTCGTGAGTTCGGCACCGGCGTGTCGAGCAACGACTTCCAGACCGGCTGGGCCGCGGGTGGCGGTATCGAGTACGCTCTCCCGACCGACTCGTTCCTGAACTTCTTCAAGTCGTCGGCCGTGACGCTGAAGGTCGAAGGTCTGTACGTGAACCTCGACCGCGGCACCGGTGGCCGTGGCGCCTTCGCGACGGACAACCAGGGCCGCACGGTCTCCATCGGCAGCCCGGGCACCGTGCTCGTCAGCGGTGGTCAGCAGATCCGCGACACCGAGTTCGCCGTCGTCCGCGCCGGCCTGAACTACAAGTTCGGCTCCTACTAGGATCCGGATCGCCGGCGGTCCCTCACCGGACCGCCGGACCTCCCCCAGAAGAGCCCGGCCTCGCGCCGGGCTTTTTCGCGTGGGATGGCTCGCCTCGCATGGATGCCGCGGTTAAGGTCTTGTTGACCATCCCGGCCGATCCTGTTCGGCCCGGAAGCCCGCGATGCGGGAACCGGCGCCCGCAACCGCCATGGCGAGACCCGCGCATCCGCATGACAACCGGCATGACATCGGGCTGCACGGCACGAGGCGCCGCGCGGCGCAAGGCATCGGCACGTCCGGGCCGGTTCGCGCTCCTCGGCGCGGCCGTGTACGGGATGGCCCTGTGTGGGTCTCCGTACGGTCCGGTTTCCGCTGTCCGTGCGGAGGAGCCGCTCTACCTGCGGATCCGCGCGAACCCGGAAGCCCGGCTCGCCGGGACTTCGGCCTCCGGGAGTGCGGCCTCCGGGCCGACGACCGGGCCGGCCGCTGCAGGGACCTTGCGCGAATCCGTCTGGGAGCGCAGCGACCGGCGCGCCCGGATCGCGATCGCCTCGGTTTGCACCGGATGCCTTCCCGCGCGTTCCGACCTGATCGCGGTCAGGCCGTCTTCCGTGGCGGAGGCTGCGGTCGCCGACATGCCTTTGCCGCTTTCGTCACGCTCTCCATCGCCCTTTGCACCGACAGCAGGTGACCCATGACCCAGGCCCATCCGACCACCGGCGCGACCGTCGATCCGGAATGCCCGGTCTCCCTCGAACGGCTCGGCGAGGTCTACCGCGCCGACGACTACGATCTGCCCTACATCCTCGAGGAGATTCCGGCGCTGACCCGCGCCAAGCTCGCCGCCTACCTCTACGGCAAGAGCCACATGCACCAGCTCGGCCTGAAGGTGGCCCGCGCCTGCGAGCGCGACGACCTGGTCCAGGCCGTGGGCGAGATCGGCTCGGTGATCTACGGCCAGTCCCGGTTGAAGCCCGCCCAGGCGGCGCCGGAGGTCGAGGTGCCGGCCGGGCGCGGCAAGGGGGGGCAAGTGGCTCCACCGAAGAAGGTCAAGATCAGCCTGGGCGGTTCGGCTGCCAAGGGCCGCAGCTTCGATTGAACCGCGATGCCGTTCCCGGCCGCCCAGCCACCGGAGGCGGCCGGGAACGACTCTCGAACGTGTGTCTTTGCGCCGTTCCCGAGCCCGGCCATGCGCCGCTGCGGGCCGTCGTGACCTGATCCAATTCATCCGAGCGCGTTCTTGCGACGAAGCGGTCACCGCTTCGTCGCAAGAACGCGCGTCAAAACAAAGACCTAGAGCATCATCCCGAAAGGTGGCCTCCGGCTTTCGGAATAAAGGTGATGCGAAACCAAGAGCCTCAAGCATCGTCCTGGATCCGGTATCCAGGACGATGCTTGAGAGACGCCGACCTGATGCCATCACGTCGGATACGGCTCTGGATCGAATCGGTGTGACGGCGAGAGGGCAGGTTCGATGTACGCGACGTGGTGGAAGCTCGGCCTCGACACGACCCTGCTCGCCTTCGAGGCGCAATCGGTGATCGCCCTGCGGATGGCCAAGCTCGCGGCCGGGGGCAGCGGTGCGCAGGTGGAGGCGCAGCGCATGGTGAGCGAGAAGCTGTTCGCGGCCAGCGAGGCGGCGATGCAGCTCGCGACGGGCGCCTCGCACGGCGCGGTGGTGGCCGGCTATCGCCGCAAGGTGCGCGCGAACCACCGCCGTCTCTCCCGCAGCGCGGAACGCGGTTAACCGCTCCTTAACCATGCGCTTCCATCGTTCGAACTCACGTCGGACGATTTCGGGAGAGCGTTATGGTGCTGTGCGAGAACAGCGTGCGCGAGCGCGCCTACTACATCTGGGAAGGTGAAGGCCGGGTTTTCGGCCGGGCCGAGGCCCACTGGCTTCAGGCCGAGTCCGAGCTGCGGCAGGCCCCGGTTGCGGCGCTGATCGCAGCCGAGGCGTCCGCGGCGCCCGCCAAGGTTGCCAAGCCCCGCACCGCCCGCGCCAAGCCGGCGGTGCAAGCCCCCGCCGAGGCTCTGGCGAGCGTCGCCAAGGCGGCCAAGTCTGCTGCCAAAGCCAAAACACCTGCCAAGGCACTGGCCAAGAAGACGCCTGCCACGACGTCCGCGAAGGCTGCCGAGAAGCCCGCCGCCAAGGCGGTGAAGGCGGCACCCAGGGCCAAGCCGGCTGCCAGCCGCGCCGGAGCCGAGGCGCTCGTTCTCCACTGAGCCGCCCCGCAACACGGACGCGGTTCGAGAGCCCGCCGCCCTCCGGGGCCGGCGGGCTTCGCTTTTTAGGGCCCCTCCGTGGAAAGTCGGGGCAAGCGAGCCTGAGACCCCGGAACGCGGGTCGGGCTCGGCCGTTTCCTTTCGCGCTTCGTCGGCGGGGCGCTGCTACGATCGAGGATGACAAGCGATGCGCGCGTTGATCGGCCGAGGTGCTGCCGCTCTCTGCCTCGGCACGATGCTGGCGGCCGGCGCCGCAGCGGCGGGCCCCGTGCGGGCAGGGGGACTCGTTCTACACCGCCCCCGCCGTACCGGCGGTGAGCGGCCGGGCCCCGTGGAACGCGCCCTGGGAATACGATTCCGGCAGCGGCAACGACCGCCGCCCCGAACTGCCCTACTACCAGCAGGGCCGCGGCCAGCAGACCGGCGGGCCCGCCCGCAATCTCCTTCCCGATGACGGCCTTCAGCTGTTTCCGCGCTGAGAAGGCCTGATTCGATGTCCCCTCGCATCAAAGCCGTCGTCTTCGACATCGACGGCACCCTGCTCGACAGCGTCGATCTGCACGCCCGCGCCTGGGTCGAGGCCTTTGCGCATTTCGGGATCGAGACGGAGGAGGCGGACGTCCGCCGCCAGATCGGGAAGGGCGGCGACCAGCTCCTGCCTGTCTTCGTCGACGCGGATCGGCTCGCCCGCGAGGGCGAAGCGATCGAGGCTTACCGCTCCGATCTGTTCAAGCGGTCCTATCTCGCGCAGGCCAAGCCGTTTCCCGCGGTGAAGGAACTGCTCAGCCATGTGCGCGATGCAGGCCAGACCGTCGCGCTCGCGTCCTCCGGCAAGGCGGACGAGGTGGAAAACTACCAGAAAATCCTCGGCATCACCGATCTCGTCGACGTGGTCACGACCTCCGACGATGCCGATCGATCCAAGCCGCATCCCGACATCTTCGAAGCCGTGCTGAGGAAGCTTCCCGGTCTCCCCAAAGACGCGGTGATGGTGGTCGGGGATACCCCCTACGACGCACAAGCCGCTGCCGGCGCTGGCCTTTTCACGATCGGCGTCTTGTGCGGCGGCTTCCCGGAGGCCGCGCTGTCGGCGGCCGGATGCGTCGCGATCTACCGCGATCCGCAGGATCTGCTCGACGGCTACACGCGCTCGCCGCTCGCCTGACAAAGAGCCGGCTTCAAAAAGCTGTGAGGTGCGGCGCGGGATTTCGAAGGAACCGCTAACTGCAAGCCGGCAAACCTATGGCCTTGCGATTTGGAACCGTTTAAGAGCCCGCCCCGCGGGGGGCGAGCCCGTTTCCGGATGCGACTCATGCAGACCACGGCCGAGACGTTCATTGCGACCTCGAAATCGATCCAGCAGCAGGTTGCCGAGGCCATTGAGGACCGGGCTCTCCCGATCAGCCGGCTCCTGCGCCTGATGTGGGCCCTCGACGCCGACCGCAGCGCCGCCAACCAGAACCTGCGGGCTCAGCTCCGCGCCCGGATCGGCGCTCCGCTGAGCGCCTGATCTTTCTGTTTGCCGCGTCGCCTGACGCGACGCGCGAGCAGACGGCTTCAACACTCGACACGTGCTTGCCTTTCGGCGCCCGACCGGCACCGGAAGGCATCGTTTTTCCAGGCCCTGTCTACTTAGGCTTCTTGCGCCTCGGCCGGCGCTTCGATCCGGCCGGCGCGCAGGCGCACGGTGCGGTCGCACAGCCGGGCGAGGCCGGGATCGTGCGTCACCAGCACCAGGGTCGCGCCGCGGTCGCGCTTGAGCCCGAACAACAGGTCCACGATCTGCCGCCCCGTCGCCTCGTCGAGGTTTCCCGTCGGCTCGTCGGCCACCAGGATCGCCGGATCGGGCGCGAGCGCACGGGCGATCGCCACCCGCTGCTGCTCCCCGCCGGAGAGCTGCGCCGGGTAGTGCCGCAGCCGGTGCCCGAGCCCCACCGCCTCGAGTTCCGCCGCCGCCCGTCCGTGCGGATCGGATGCGTTGGCGAGTTCGAGCGGCAGCGCCACGTTCTCCAGCGCGGTCATGGTCGGCACGAGGTGGAAGGCCTGGAACACGATGCCGATGTTGCGGCCGCGGAAGCGCGCGAGCCCGTCCTCATCGAGCCCGCCGAGATCCGTGCCGGCGATGGTGACGCGGCCGGTATCGGGCCGCTCCAGCCCGGCCATGACGGTGAGCAGGGTCGATTTCCCTGAGCCTGAGGGGCCGACGAGCCCGACCGCCTCGCCGCGCTCGACATCGAGCGAGATGCCACGCAGGACATGCACCCGCGCGGGGCCGCGGCCGAGGCTCAGCTCGATCTGCGACAGGGAGACAGCCTTGTTCGACATCAGGCACCGACCGATCTTGGCGGGGAAGTTGGCGAGCAGCTTGGCAACCACCCGGACATGTCCGAGCGAAAGGATACGGTCTTGCACCACGCGAACGAAGCGGAAGCCGGACCCGGCAGGCTTGTGTCATGCTTGGGCGCCCGGCGCGAGGCGGACGAACCCGATGTGGGCCCGCGCCGCCTCCGGCGCAGGGTCGCGCTGATGCTCCTCTTCGCCGCAGCCACGCTCGTCGGTGCCGCAGGCCTGCGGCCCGGCTCGGCCCGGGCCGAGCCGGCGCCGCTCAAGCTCGTGGCCTTCGGCGACAGCCTCACCGCGGGCTACCGCCTGCCGGCCGATGCCGCCTTCCCGGCGGTTCTGGAGCGGGTGCTGAAGGCCAAGGGGTACCGGGTCGAGATCGCCAATGCCGGTGTATCGGGCGACACCAGCACCGGCGGGCTCGACCGGCTCGACTGGTCGGTGCCGGACGGCACGCAGGGCGTGATCCTCGAACTCGGCGCCAATGACATGCTGCGCGGCACCGATCCGGCGGTGACCCGCAAGGCGCTTGAGACGATCATCGTGCGGCTGAAGGAGCGCAACATCCCGGTGTTGCTCGCCGGCATGCTGGCCGCGCCGAACCTCGGAACGGAGTACCGCGCCCGCTTCGACGCGATCTATCCCGACTTGGCCAAGGCGCACGGCCTCGTGCTCTACCCGTTCTTTCTCGACGGCGTGACGGGCCAGCGCGCCAACACCATGGATGACGGGCTGCACCCCACCGCCAAGGGCGTCGAGCGGATCGTCGAGGGCATCCTGCCGAGCGTCGAGACCTTCCTGGGCCGCCTGGTCCAGAATCCGGAGAAGAAGGGGTAGCGAACCATGCCGCGCCTGTTCACCGGGCTCGAGATCCCGCCGGACATCGCCGAGCGGCTGTCGTTCTTCCGCGGCGGCCTGCCCGGCGCCCGCTGGATCGAGCCGGGCGACTACCACGTCACCCTGCGGTTCCTCGGCGAGATCGACGCCATGATTGCCGCCGATATCGATGCCGGCCTGCGGGAGGCGCGGGTGCGCGCGCCGCTCACCGTGACACTGGACGGGCTGGCGAGCTTCGGCGGCGACCGGCCGCGGGCGCTCTACGCCTCGGTCGTCCCCACCCCGGAGCTCATCGACCTACAGGAGGAGCACGAGCGCATCGCCCGCCGGGCCGGGGCCGCGCCGGAGCGGCGCAAGTTCACGCCGCACGTGACGCTGGCCCGCCTCAACCGCGAGGCCTCCCCGGAGGCCGTGGCGCGAAGGCTGGCCGAGGCGGGGGTGTTTGTCCGCCTGACCTTCACGGTGCGCCGCGCCGCCCTGTTCTCCGCCCGCACCTCGCGCGGCGGCGGGCCCTACCTCGTCGAGGCGGCCTATCCCTTCGCGGATGCGGATTTCGAGCTGGACGACGAATAGCGATGACTCTGCTTGCTGACGTCGTGCCCTTGCTTTGGGCCGCAGGTTGCGGCATGACGCGAGCCGCGCCGCGCGCGCCGTAGGAGTGTAGCTCAACTGGTCAGAGCACCGGTCTCCAAAACCGGGGGTTGGGGGTTCGAGTCCCTCCACTCCTGCCACGGCGCCCACCGAGCCCGACGCCGAGACGGACCTGGCATCCGACCGGCGGCACCCCTTCCCGAACCCATCGACAAGCCGGATCACTTGCGCTAGAGCGGGCGCATTCCGAGATCCTCAGATGCTGTCGGTGTGGGACGCGATTGTCCCCGCACCGCGATCGGTGGTTCCCGGAGCCCTGTCCGGTTTCAGTTGCGCCATGGCATCGAACGAAGCGACCAAGAAAGCCGACGCGGCCCGCGGACCCAAACGCGGCACGGCCCCCGTCGCGCCCCAGCGCCCGACCCCGCCCGCGCGCCCCGCGCCGAAGCGGGTGGGCCCGGTGGAGTTCCTGGGCGAGGTGCGCGACGAGGGCCGCAAGGTCACGTGGCCGACCCGCAAGGAAACCACCGTGACCACCATCATGGTGTTCATCATGGTCGTGGTCGCAAGCCTGTTCTTCGTCGCCGTCGATCAGGTGATGCGCTTCGCCGTCAGCCTGATCCTCGGGATCGGCGCCTGAGTCATCGCAGGCGTCTCACGGACGCCGAGGAGTTGAGAGACCCGTGTCGAAGCGCTGGTACATCGTCCACGCCTACTCGAACTTCGAGAATAAGGTCGCCCAGTCCATCAAGGATCAGGCGGCCCAGCGTGGGCTGACCGAACTGTTCGACGAGGTCATGGTGCCGACCGAGAAGGTCACCGAAGTGCGCCGCGGCCGCAAGGTCGATGCCGAGCGCAAGTTCTTTCCGGGCTACGTGCTCGTGAAGTGCGACCTGACCGACGAGGTCTATCACCTCATCAAGAACACCCCGAAGGTGACCGGCTTCCTGGGCGCCGACAAGGCCAAGCCCGTGCCGATCCCGGACGCCGAGGCCGAGCGCATCAAGGGGCAGGTGCAGGAGGGCGTGGATCGCCCCAAGCACACGGTCTCCTTCGAGATCGGCGAGACCGTGCGCGTCTCCGACGGCCCCTTCGCCTCCTTCAACGGCACCGTCGAGGAAATCGACGACGCCCGCTCGCGCCTCAAGGTGGCGGTGTCGATCTT from Methylobacterium sp. AMS5 carries:
- a CDS encoding outer membrane beta-barrel protein — encoded protein: MKILLLASSALVAATVVASAADLPRRAAPPPVFQPVPVFTWTGFYAGFNAGYGFGTQDDRVPTVIGVGPASLLVPPGTTAVVAFSNRESNEGFVGGGQIGYNYQFTPGSGVVIGVEADAQYADFGRDRNRFLSTSPLAAQQVFNPAGLSGLDFFGTVRGRLGYAFDRTLVYGTGGFAYGSGGGREFGTGVSSNDFQTGWAAGGGIEYALPTDSFLNFFKSSAVTLKVEGLYVNLDRGTGGRGAFATDNQGRTVSIGSPGTVLVSGGQQIRDTEFAVVRAGLNYKFGSY
- a CDS encoding DUF2934 domain-containing protein; translated protein: MVLCENSVRERAYYIWEGEGRVFGRAEAHWLQAESELRQAPVAALIAAEASAAPAKVAKPRTARAKPAVQAPAEALASVAKAAKSAAKAKTPAKALAKKTPATTSAKAAEKPAAKAVKAAPRAKPAASRAGAEALVLH
- a CDS encoding HAD family hydrolase, yielding MSPRIKAVVFDIDGTLLDSVDLHARAWVEAFAHFGIETEEADVRRQIGKGGDQLLPVFVDADRLAREGEAIEAYRSDLFKRSYLAQAKPFPAVKELLSHVRDAGQTVALASSGKADEVENYQKILGITDLVDVVTTSDDADRSKPHPDIFEAVLRKLPGLPKDAVMVVGDTPYDAQAAAGAGLFTIGVLCGGFPEAALSAAGCVAIYRDPQDLLDGYTRSPLA
- a CDS encoding ABC transporter ATP-binding protein, whose amino-acid sequence is MSNKAVSLSQIELSLGRGPARVHVLRGISLDVERGEAVGLVGPSGSGKSTLLTVMAGLERPDTGRVTIAGTDLGGLDEDGLARFRGRNIGIVFQAFHLVPTMTALENVALPLELANASDPHGRAAAELEAVGLGHRLRHYPAQLSGGEQQRVAIARALAPDPAILVADEPTGNLDEATGRQIVDLLFGLKRDRGATLVLVTHDPGLARLCDRTVRLRAGRIEAPAEAQEA
- a CDS encoding arylesterase; the encoded protein is MLLFAAATLVGAAGLRPGSARAEPAPLKLVAFGDSLTAGYRLPADAAFPAVLERVLKAKGYRVEIANAGVSGDTSTGGLDRLDWSVPDGTQGVILELGANDMLRGTDPAVTRKALETIIVRLKERNIPVLLAGMLAAPNLGTEYRARFDAIYPDLAKAHGLVLYPFFLDGVTGQRANTMDDGLHPTAKGVERIVEGILPSVETFLGRLVQNPEKKG
- the thpR gene encoding RNA 2',3'-cyclic phosphodiesterase — encoded protein: MPRLFTGLEIPPDIAERLSFFRGGLPGARWIEPGDYHVTLRFLGEIDAMIAADIDAGLREARVRAPLTVTLDGLASFGGDRPRALYASVVPTPELIDLQEEHERIARRAGAAPERRKFTPHVTLARLNREASPEAVARRLAEAGVFVRLTFTVRRAALFSARTSRGGGPYLVEAAYPFADADFELDDE
- the secE gene encoding preprotein translocase subunit SecE; amino-acid sequence: MASNEATKKADAARGPKRGTAPVAPQRPTPPARPAPKRVGPVEFLGEVRDEGRKVTWPTRKETTVTTIMVFIMVVVASLFFVAVDQVMRFAVSLILGIGA
- the nusG gene encoding transcription termination/antitermination protein NusG, which gives rise to MSKRWYIVHAYSNFENKVAQSIKDQAAQRGLTELFDEVMVPTEKVTEVRRGRKVDAERKFFPGYVLVKCDLTDEVYHLIKNTPKVTGFLGADKAKPVPIPDAEAERIKGQVQEGVDRPKHTVSFEIGETVRVSDGPFASFNGTVEEIDDARSRLKVAVSIFGRATPVELEYGQVEKV